One segment of Primulina tabacum isolate GXHZ01 chromosome 14, ASM2559414v2, whole genome shotgun sequence DNA contains the following:
- the LOC142523677 gene encoding uncharacterized protein LOC142523677: MKILVQVLLFLCLSPFLVKSLSPSLNDDVLGLIVFKADVIDPNGRLNSWNEDDEYPCKWDGVTCSPRSNRVTELLLDGFGLSGRLGRGLLQLQSLQKLSLAKNNLTGSLSLSLAQLSVLRILDLSKNALSGSVSSDFFGQCGSLRSISLANNQFSDQIPDSLGPCATLVSVNFSGNRFSGLPPQGLWSLPALTTLDLSDNMLEGEIPKGVESLSNLSVISLRKNNFSGGVPDGIGNCLLLRAIYLSENLLSGALPSTMQKLTLCTELVLGNNGFTEEVPEWIGEMSSLEVLDISGNDFIGRIPDSIGKLLSLKILNISKNALSGSLPEAISSCVNLLAFDVSSNSLTGNLPYWVFNLGLEQLLISNNRLSGDFGSVFSSSTENSRKNLVILDVSQNDLSGEIPYAIGDLASLQFLNMARNSFSRSIPENIGGLKMLRSLDLSENQLNGSIPITIGNCSSLMFLSLAHNEITGTVPASLSDLIYLQIVDLSYNELTGNLPKQLVDLVHLQSFNVAHNQLQGELPSGGFFNTISPSSVSGNPGLCGAAVGRSCHSVMPKPIVLNPNSTDDTSDIIPQSFTRRKKILSISALIAIGAAAAIVIGVIAITVLNLRVRASASRSAVALAFSGGDDFSQSSSTDGDSGKLVMFSGDPDFSIGTHSLLNKDCELGRGGFGAVYQTTLKNGRSVAIKKLTVSSLVKSQDDFEKEVRKLGKIRHGNLVALDGYYWTPSLQLLIYEFVSGGNLYKHLHESSAGKYPNWNERFNILLGVAKGLSHLHERNVIHYNLKSANILIDSSGEPKVADYGLARLLPLLDRYVLSSKIQSALGYMAPEFSCKNVKITEKCDLYAFGVLVLEIVTGKRPVEYMEDDVVVLCDMVRGALEGGSIEECVDGRLEGKFPSDEAIPLLKLGLICTSQVPSNRPDMAEVVNILELIRHPSEIHGESVDLC; this comes from the exons ATGAAGATCCTAGTCCAAGTTTTACTTTTTCTTTGTTTATCACCGTTTTTGGTGAAATCTTTGAGCCCATCTTTAAATGATGATGTTCTGGGCTTGATTGTGTTCAAGGCTGATGTTATAGATCCAAATGGAAGGTTGAATTCTTGGAATGAAGATGACGAATACCCTTGTAAATGGGATGGAGTTACGTGTAGTCCCAGATCCAATAGAGTGACTGAGCTTCTTCTTGATGGCTTTGGGCTTTCAGGAAGATTAGGCAGAGGTCTCCTTCAATTGCAGTCTCTGCAAAAGCTCTCTCTAGCAAAAAACAATCTTACAGGAAGCTTAAGCCTCAGTTTAGCGCAGCTTTCTGTTCTGAGAATCTTGGACTTGAGTAAGAATGCCTTATCCGGTTCAGTTTCTAGTGATTTCTTTGGCCAATGTGGGTCTTTGAGATCGATATCACTGGCTAACAATCAGTTTTCAGACCAAATTCCCGATAGTTTAGGGCCGTGCGCAACACTTGTTTCGGTAAACTTTTCGGGTAATAGGTTTTCGGGCTTGCCACCTCAGGGGCTTTGGTCGTTGCCTGCTCTTACGACACTTGATTTGTCCGATAATATGTTGGAGGGTGAAATTCCAAAAGGCGTTGAAAGTTTGAGCAATTTGAGTGTTATTAGTTTGAGgaagaataatttttctggtggaGTTCCTGACGGAATTGGGAACTGTTTATTGTTGAGGGCTATATATTTAAGCGAAAATTTACTATCCGGGGCGCTTCCGAGCACAATGCAGAAGCTTACACTGTGTACTGAACTAGTTTTAGGTAACAATGGATTTACAGAAGAGGTGCCTGAATGGATTGGAGAAATGAGTAGCCTTGAGGTGCTCGATATCTCCGGAAATGACTTTATTGGCCGAATACCGGATTCTATTGGGAAGCTTCTGTCTTTGAAGATTCTAAATATTTCCAAGAATGCTCTATCTGGGAGCTTGCCTGAAGCTATAAGCAGCTGTGTAAACCTTCTAGCTTTTGATGTTAGTAGTAATTCATTGACGGGGAATCTTCCTTATTGGGTATTCAATCTTGGTTTAGAGCAACTTCTAATTTCTAATAACAGATTGAGTGGAGACTTCGGTAGTGTTTTTTCTTCGTCAACCGAAAATTCTCGAAAGAATCTGGTGATTTTGGATGTTTCCCAAAATGATCTATCCGGTGAAATTCCATATGCTATTGGGGATTTAGCCAGCTTACAATTCTTGAATATGGCACGGAACTCATTCAGCCGCAGCATTCCTGAAAATATTGGAGGATTGAAGATGTTACGCAGTTTGGATTTGAGCGAAAATCAGTTGAATGGTAGCATTCCTATCACAATCGGAAATTGCTCTTCCCTAATGTTTTT GTCTCTTGCTCATAATGAAATAACCGGCACGGTTCCTGCATCCCTTTCTGATCTTATTTACCTACAAATTGTCGATCTATCCTACAATGAGTTAACAGGCAACCTGCCGAAGCAGCTGGTAGATCTAGTACATCTTCAGTCATTTAACGTTGCACACAACCAGCTACAAGGCGAACTTCCTTCTGGTGGGTTTTTCAACACTATTTCACCTTCTTCTGTGTCTGGAAATCCAGGACTTTGTGGGGCTGCAGTTGGTAGAAGCTGCCATTCGGTCATGCCTAAACCAATTGTACTCAATCCCAACTCTACCGATGACACATCTGACATCATCCCTCAAAGTTTTACTCGTAGGAAGAAAATCCTAAGCATATCTGCTCTAATAGCTATTGGTGCTGCTGCTGCAATTGTGATAGGTGTAATTGCTATCACTGTACTTAATCTTCGTGTACGCGCTTCTGCATCTCGCTCTGCTGTAGCTCTTGCTTTTTCAGGTGGCGATGACTTTAGCCAATCTTCATCTACAGATGGCGATTCTGGGAAGCTCGTTATGTTTTCTGGTGATCCAGATTTTAGTATTGGGACACATTCTTTGCTCAataaagattgcgaacttggTAGAGGCGGATTCGGAGCTGTCTACCAGACCACACTTAAAAATGGGCGCTCAGTCGCCATCAAGAAACTCACTGTATCGAGTCTGGTCAAGTCCCAAGACGATTTCGAAAAGGAAGTTAGAAAACTTGGGAAGATTCGCCATGGCAATCTTGTGGCACTCGATGGCTACTACTGGACACCATCACTACAACTTCTTATATATGAATTCGTCTCTGGTGGGAATCTGTACAAGCATCTGCACGAATCATCTGCTGGAAAGTACCCCAACTGGAACGAAAGATTCAACATTCTTCTCGGTGTGGCTAAAGGGTTGTCACATTTGCATGAAAGAAATGTCATCCACTACAATTTAAAATCGGCCAATATACTAATAGACAGCTCCGGAGAGCCAAAGGTTGCAGACTATGGTTTAGCAAGGCTTCTGCCATTGCTAGATCGGTACGTTTTGAGCAGTAAGATCCAAAGTGCCCTTGGTTACATGGCACCCgaattttcatgcaaaaatgtGAAGATAACCGAAAAATGTGACCTGTATGCGTTTGGTGTGCTGGTTCTTGAGATAGTCACAGGAAAAAGACCAGTTGAGTACATGGAGGATGATGTTGTAGTGCTATGTGATATGGTTCGTGGGGCACTGGAAGGAGGAAGCATTGAGGAATGTGTTGATGGGAGGCTAGAGGGGAAGTTTCCATCAGATGAGGCGATTCCATTGTTGAAGTTGGGCTTGATTTGCACATCACAAGTGCCTTCAAACAGGCCTGACATGGCAGAAGTGGTTAACATATTGGAGCTTATTAGACATCCCTCGGAAATCCATGGTGAATCTGTAGATCTTTGCTGA
- the LOC142525155 gene encoding RING-H2 finger protein ATL74-like, giving the protein MNLYPCFHRLLLDAKNGGAPPSSGDRSRNGGGRGVNFDINMVIILAALLCALICALGINSIVRCVLRCFSRMSLDITDETLPVFGRKGLRKGTIRQIPVAVYGSGDRVAFTDCPICLGDFLDGEKIRVLPKCHHCFHVRCVDIWLSSHSSCPTCRQSVAEEPGELGGVVEAEVAGGRQAGNVSGQGDVPVAEEV; this is encoded by the coding sequence ATGAATCTGTATCCTTGTTTCCATCGGTTACTCCTCGATGCAAAAAATGGCGGCGCACCGCCGAGTAGTGGTGATAGAAGCCGCAATGGGGGTGGCAGAGGGGTGAATTTCGATATCAATATGGTGATTATACTTGCAGCCTTGTTGTGTGCGTTGATATGTGCTCTAGGAATAAACTCTATTGTAAGATGTGTGCTGAGGTGTTTTAGTAGGATGAGTTTGGACATAACCGACGAAACACTGCCTGTTTTTGGTAGAAAAGGCCTAAGAAAGGGGACCATCCGCCAGATTCCGGTGGCGGTGTATGGTTCAGGCGACAGGGTAGCATTCACCGACTGTCCCATATGCCTAGGTGATTTCTTGGATGGGGAGAAAATAAGGGTGCTTCCTAAATGTCACCATTGTTTTCATGTTAGATGTGTGGATATCTGGCTGTCTTCACATTCGTCGTGCCCAACTTGCCGACAATCCGTGGCAGAGGAGCCGGGGGAATTGGGTGGTGTGGTGGAGGCTGAGGTCGCGGGTGGAAGGCAGGCGGGAAATGTATCAGGGCAGGGTGATGTTCCTGTTGCTGAAGAAGTGTAA